The sequence AGAAGGTCTTGATCACGCAAGTGATCACTTCGTTCGCGCCGTTGCCGACGATGAACTGGTCGGGGTGCTTCCCGAAGGTTTCCGCGAGCGCTGTCCGGAGGTAGTAGCAGTCCCCGCTCGGGTAAACCGCAGCGGCGGGCGGAGGGAAGCGCTGGATGATCCGCTGCGCCTCCGGCGGCGGGCCGAGGCAGTTTTCGTTGTTGTTGAGGCGGTAGAGGCGGTCGCACCCATAGAGCTTCTTCAGCTCGGGGTCCGGCTTGCTCGGGATGTAGGCCTCGAAGCGCCGGATGTAGTCGGGGACGAGTTGCTGCAGGGCCACCCCGCTCATTTGGGGGCCCCCTTTCGCGGATGCTGAAAGAGCAGGAGGTCGGACGCGCCGCCGTAGGGCATGACGATGCGCGGCTCGAAGCCCTGCCTGAGCAGCATCGGGGTGAACCGCACGTGCCAGGGGCTTCCGAGATCCATGGCGAACAGGATGTTCGAGAGGGATTCCTTTTCGAGCAGCGCGAGATGGTCGGCCAAGTTCTGCTCCGCGTCTTTATTCCACCAGACCGGGCGAAGAATCGCCTCTTCGTGAAACGGGTCGAGCGTTACGAAGATCACCGAATAAGGAGAGGGGGTTTCCCCGAGGTCGCTGACGGTGCGGATGTGGCGGGCCAGCCCCAAACGGGTGTACTCTCCCGAAAGATAAGCCTGCAGGTCCGGGTGACACCAGACCGCCGTTCCGAGATCCTCCTCTATCTGCCGGTAATAGAACGGGTTGGATCGGACCTTTCCGTCTTCCCCCCGGGGCTCCAGCGTCCCCAGCAATTCGAACCATCCTTCCGGGATGTGCCGGGTCGGGTGGCGCAGAATCAGCCCGATCTTGCCGGTCCGGGCCAGGGAGGCGATGCAGGCCTCGATCAACTCCGCGGCCATCCGGGAGGGGTCTTCCTGCCCGAAGATGTAGGGGCCGGCGGCTTCGACCACCTGGTTTTGAGAGATGTGAAGGAGGATGCCTCCGCCGATGTTTCCTTTCTGGTCCGTCGCGATCAGGACGGTGAACTCGCCGGCGGCGGCCATGTCCACCACCTTGCCGGGGAAACGGAAGGCGAGGGGGAGTTGGGCGGTTTGATAGAAGGTCAGGGCCATGTGGACGAAGGTCTTCAGTTCTTCCGAATCGGGGGGACGGACCGAAAACGATTCAAGGGGCTTTGCGGTTCCGCTCCAGTCACCGGAGAGCTCCGGATAGGCCTTTTCCTTGATGAGCGTCAACATCAGGCCTTCCGGCATGCTTTTCAACCGGAACCCGTCGACCATGCGCGAGGCGATGATGAGGCCGGTCTCTTCGAGGCTGGATTCGTCCTCAGGCGAGACGCGTGCCGTGAGGTTGAAGGCCCGCAGGTCGAGGTTGCGGTCCGGCAGCAGGAAGGCCTCCTCGACGCAGTACACCCTTTCCTTGCAGAGGATCTCGATCTCGCCGCCTCTCGCCGCCGTCCTCGATAGGTGTTCCACGAGTTCTTCCGTGGCGAGCGTCAGGGCGAGGACGCTTTTTTTGTCCAGCTTGAAGGCGGCGGCGGATTGCTCCGCGAAGGCGGCCGCCAGGTGAATCAGATCGGGGTCGACGGTCATACGCAGCGCCACCTGGCGCATCGGCTTCGGCTTCACGGGTCGCTCCTTCCAGCCCTCCAAGGGGCGCCGCCCTGTCAGGGGCGATGGCAAAAAGCAGGGTCTCGGTTCCGATCCCTTTTCGAAGAGGGAACGTTCATGCCCAAAACGTCGACTCGCCGGTGCTCAAGAAACGCGTGCGAGGAGAATCATTGGAGGAAGAAAATAAGATGGACTCGATCGAAAAATCATGTAATTTCTAAAAAGACCCTTTTTACCGGAGGGGCTATAGGCGGGGTCTTTCCTGTCTTGTTCACCCTCTAGGGATGCCGGCTGATTGGCCGGCCGTGCCATCGTGCGGCGTCCTGCCGATTTTTAGCTGAAAAACCCTCGATTGTCCACTGTTTTGCCAGCGTTTACCGCCATGAAGAATGATCAGGACACACTGCAGATCCGGTTGACCAGACGGGGCTTTTTGCGGTTGGAGCCGCAGGAGGCCTCGCCGCCGTCCCGGGCCTGGGAGGCGCTGCAACGCTCCTTCGAGGCGGACTGGCGTTCGGGGCTTTTCTTGCTGGCGGCGGAAAAGCTCTCCTGCGACGGCCGGCTGACCTTGCGGTTCTGGCAGGATTGGGCCGCACGGTATCTGACGGCCCTGTGTCACGTCCCTGCGGAGATGGCGACCTTCGCAGTCGATCCGCCCTCGGATGACGTGTGCGAGGCGCAGGCCCTGGCCGCCCCGCCCATGCGCGGCGGGGAGTATCTCACGGCCGCCGTCCTCCGGGGCGTGTGGCTCGAACTGGACGGCTGGGTCCGGAACGAACTCGAAGGCGGGGAGGGGCTCGAGGCCTTCTTGACCACCCGTGCGCCCCAGTGGCGGCAGGTCGGAAGGGTCTGTTTCCATCTGGCCGAAAACAGGCAGGATGAGCGGCGCCCTTTCGCTTTTATGGCGACCTTCTCCACGGGTTTCGGCGCCGCCGGTCAACTGAAACACCTGGCCCTCGGCAAGGCCCTCGAACAGTATGCCGGGGCTGGAAACCGGCCGGTTCTCATCAAGCTGCTCGCCCCGGTGCAGCGGGCGGGGGAAACCTGCGTGTGGGTGAGGGAACTAACGGCGTCCCGGCGGATCTACCAGCCGATGGCCTGGTCGGCGGAGCAGGCCTACACCATGCTCCGGAGCGTGCCGCTGCTGGAGGATGCCGGGCTTTCGGTCCGGCTGCCCAACTGGTGGAAGAAGCGCGCCCGCCCCCGGGTGAGCGTGAAGATCGGCGAAACCCGAACGACGCTCGGGACCCGGGCGCTCCTCGATTTTGATCTTCAGGTCGCACTGGGGGATCGAACGCTCTCGCCCGAAGAGCTGAACGCGATCCTCGATGGAGCCGACGGGTTGGTCTTCATCAAGGGCCAATGGGTGGAAGTGGACCGGGCGAGGCTCCGGGAGGCGATGGCCCATTGGGAAAAGGTGCGGAGATCGGCCGGAAAGGATGGGATCTCTTTTATCGAAGGGATGCGTCTGCTCGCGGGGGCCTCGGCGGATCTGAAGCATGAAGAGGAGGCGGAACGGCACCGGCCGTGGTCGGAGGTCGTCGCCGGCGATGCCCTGCGGGGCATCCTGGCGGGCCTGCGGGATCCGGGCCGATTGGCTCCTGTGGATACGGGCGGTGCGCTGAGAGCCGATTTGCGGCCTTATCAGCGGGAGGGGCTCAGTTGGCTGCGGTTTCTGAGCGGACTCGGGTTGGGGGCGTGTCTGGCCGACGATATGGGGCTCGGGAAGACGATCCAGGTCCTGGCCCTGCTGATCTGTGCGGTGCAAGAACCTGCCGGAGCGCAGCGGCATCCGGCGCTGCTCGTGGTGCCCTCCTCGCTCCTCGGGAACTGGCGGCAGGAGGCGGCGCGCTTTACGCCGGATCTGCGGCTCGTTTTTGTGCACCCGGCCGAGACCGACCGCCGCACGCTCGACCGGATCGCCCGCGAGCCGGCCCGCCTGGCCGAAGCCGACCTGGTGGTGACGACCTATGCCATGGTGCACCGCCAGCCGTGGCTGGCCGATCAGCATTGGCGCCTGGTGATCCTGGACGAGGCCCAGATGGTCAAGAACCCCGCAACGCTTCAAAGCCGGGCGGTCCGAAGGCTTTCGGCCGATGCCCGGATCGCCCTGACCGGGACGCCGATCGAGAACCGGCTGGCGGACCTCTGGTCCCTCTTCGATTTTCTGAATCCGGGCCTCCTGGGGTCCGCCGGGGTCTTCCGGACCTTTGTCAAGGGCCTGGAGGCGCGCCCCGAGAACCCGTTCGAGCCGCTCCGCCGCTTGGTAGGGCCCTATATCCTGCGCCGCCTCAAGACCGACCGGCGCGTGATCGCCGATCTCCCGGAAAAGACTGAAATGCCGTGCTATTGCACCTTGACCCGGCAGCAGGTCGCCCTCTATGAGAAGACGGTCCAGGACCTGAGGGGGGCGTTGAGCATAGTGGAGGGGATAGCCCGCCGTGGGCTGGTCCTTCAAACGCTCCTCCGTTTGAAACAGATCTGCAACCATCCAAGCCAGGTCACCGCCGACGGCGATTATCGGGCGGAGCGGAGCGGGAAGTTCGTGCGTCTTTCCGAGATCGCCGGCGAGATCGCCGAGCGTCAGGAAAAGGCCTTGATTTTTACGCAGTTCCGGGAAATTATTCCGGCGTTGGCGGATG is a genomic window of Desulfatiglans anilini DSM 4660 containing:
- a CDS encoding DEAD/DEAH box helicase, with product MKNDQDTLQIRLTRRGFLRLEPQEASPPSRAWEALQRSFEADWRSGLFLLAAEKLSCDGRLTLRFWQDWAARYLTALCHVPAEMATFAVDPPSDDVCEAQALAAPPMRGGEYLTAAVLRGVWLELDGWVRNELEGGEGLEAFLTTRAPQWRQVGRVCFHLAENRQDERRPFAFMATFSTGFGAAGQLKHLALGKALEQYAGAGNRPVLIKLLAPVQRAGETCVWVRELTASRRIYQPMAWSAEQAYTMLRSVPLLEDAGLSVRLPNWWKKRARPRVSVKIGETRTTLGTRALLDFDLQVALGDRTLSPEELNAILDGADGLVFIKGQWVEVDRARLREAMAHWEKVRRSAGKDGISFIEGMRLLAGASADLKHEEEAERHRPWSEVVAGDALRGILAGLRDPGRLAPVDTGGALRADLRPYQREGLSWLRFLSGLGLGACLADDMGLGKTIQVLALLICAVQEPAGAQRHPALLVVPSSLLGNWRQEAARFTPDLRLVFVHPAETDRRTLDRIAREPARLAEADLVVTTYAMVHRQPWLADQHWRLVILDEAQMVKNPATLQSRAVRRLSADARIALTGTPIENRLADLWSLFDFLNPGLLGSAGVFRTFVKGLEARPENPFEPLRRLVGPYILRRLKTDRRVIADLPEKTEMPCYCTLTRQQVALYEKTVQDLRGALSIVEGIARRGLVLQTLLRLKQICNHPSQVTADGDYRAERSGKFVRLSEIAGEIAERQEKALIFTQFREIIPALADVLAAVFGRPGLVLHGGTPVKHRKSLVAQFQDEDGPPFFILSLKAGGTGLNLTAASHVVHFDRWWNPAVENQATDRAFRIGQSCNVLVHKFITRGTVEERIDVLIAEKRQLAEEVLSPEGEVNLTELSDDALIELVRLDISRAAA